A stretch of the Deltaproteobacteria bacterium genome encodes the following:
- a CDS encoding 3-methylitaconate isomerase translates to MKRLRCVIMRGGTSKGVFFHENELPQDTEARIQVLLRVMGSPDKRQIDGLGGADILTSKVVIIAPPSRDDAHLDYLFGQVAITEASIDFSSLCGNLSAAVGPFGIDEGLVRATGELTKVRIYCPAVNRYLQAEVPTRDGKARYDGSYSIAGVPGTAARITLDFSDTAGLLTGNLLPTGNVRDQLDLPDYGRVEITVVDAGTVVVFVKARELGLTGNEVPQKLESDKRLIKNLEKLRLQVAEWVGLTGKSLFMPMVSLVSTPMDYPNFFNGEIIKGTDVHLAAKVYAAGMLHKAYPVTGAVATGAAALVEGSTVNECLNPYKELNEELILGHFSGTLPVKVAGKQERDGFKLTQASIYRTARRIMEGLVYL, encoded by the coding sequence ATGAAACGCTTGAGATGTGTAATCATGCGGGGTGGCACCAGCAAAGGTGTCTTTTTCCATGAAAATGAGCTCCCTCAGGATACGGAAGCAAGAATTCAGGTCCTTTTGCGGGTCATGGGCAGCCCGGATAAAAGACAAATCGACGGGCTGGGTGGTGCCGACATTCTGACCAGCAAAGTGGTCATCATCGCTCCTCCCAGCCGGGACGACGCCCACCTGGATTATCTTTTCGGACAGGTGGCGATAACCGAGGCATCAATTGACTTCAGCTCGTTGTGCGGAAATCTATCTGCTGCTGTGGGTCCTTTCGGGATAGACGAAGGATTGGTGAGAGCAACAGGAGAGCTTACCAAGGTGAGAATCTATTGCCCGGCAGTAAATCGGTACCTTCAGGCCGAAGTCCCCACGCGAGACGGTAAAGCGCGCTACGACGGTTCCTATTCTATAGCCGGGGTTCCGGGAACCGCCGCCCGCATCACCTTGGATTTTTCCGATACAGCCGGATTGCTGACTGGCAACCTTTTGCCAACCGGCAATGTCCGTGATCAACTGGACCTCCCTGATTACGGCCGTGTCGAAATAACCGTGGTGGATGCCGGCACCGTGGTGGTCTTTGTCAAGGCGAGGGAACTTGGATTAACTGGTAATGAAGTCCCTCAGAAACTGGAATCAGATAAGCGGCTTATCAAAAACCTGGAAAAACTAAGGCTCCAGGTGGCGGAATGGGTGGGGTTGACAGGCAAAAGCTTATTTATGCCGATGGTATCCCTGGTTAGCACTCCCATGGATTATCCTAACTTTTTCAACGGCGAAATCATCAAGGGTACTGACGTTCATCTGGCAGCCAAGGTTTATGCGGCCGGCATGCTGCATAAGGCCTATCCGGTTACAGGGGCCGTGGCCACCGGGGCCGCGGCCCTGGTGGAAGGAAGCACGGTCAATGAATGTTTGAACCCTTACAAAGAATTGAATGAAGAATTGATACTGGGCCATTTTTCCGGGACGCTGCCGGTTAAAGTTGCCGGCAAGCAGGAACGGGACGGTTTCAAGCTGACCCAGGCCAGCATCTATCGCACGGCCCGCCGCATCATGGAAGGACTGGTGTACCTTTAA